In the Pithys albifrons albifrons isolate INPA30051 chromosome 3, PitAlb_v1, whole genome shotgun sequence genome, one interval contains:
- the LOC139669542 gene encoding nucleolar protein 8-like: protein MAAVREGGGGKRSVCSWCDALTSGMEKEQVSKRLYVGGLGHTVSKAELEERFEKFGHVLDAEIITRKDDQEFSLFRKTRVCLLEESCFNSLTQTNIVKYDPSKYCHNLRKLEPDRAQAAPVPELTQHLEGRDVSANRKRQGEFSGMKKPPKKLRPLCSEALNGAAALSSGCQPRPKHTSSPQLSQRSNPKPNDELKLPPSRSLDRKTPGKGLSSDQRNVSGVTARNNTSVSDSDVDSEEEIRAMVKKETEKWKAGNAETESDPLEITGDDFGLKYSSHWSLSKPDAMKKTTKGSYKETVEYGNGYDSADTDEIIAEGKTPDPNSSKTAILEDSEQMKVESKKILANKKSGLLNDSSLKTQNVEGEHIEKKWKIKKSKIGALQTSAVTSTAETSDSESSHSESEQGESEISSDYESMMQNCYRLDLSLHDLKALAAKNTGTPAEESDGAQSSAQSPAEENPKADERHQPVSRPCLQGKKKDRSSPQDHSSEHGAASPSPDQSDSESSDRDSNAAGALKHVKRQRESPKLLSKKMKMNVSNKKPECEANTCENRKTSLLEDKELCLHATASKESARDKQEQDNQRRLAALEERHRERELQKKLIQGALSNLDSQPAGKHKHILFDSDTENETLKKDASLGNMPGEDTSAPKPSGKLFDSSEDEEDNTDNERFIIKPQFEGKAGEKLLRLQSRFGTDERFRMDARFLESDSEEEAETKSLKADEEDDLAAEKKKTLQILGSLLNINLEQPKPSKTATSAKKFNKAKRKKKKKEESEKLPQVSEEVYYDIAADLKDLFGSSKSQSEKRFLACHKEKVQDFSSSPKTMND from the exons ATGGCGGCGGTGAGGGAGGGGGGCGGCG GAAAGCGGAGTGTGTGTTCCTGGTGTGATGCTTTGACTTCAGGCATGGAGAAGGAACAGGTTTCCAAGCGTTTGTATGTTGGAGGGCTTGGCCATACGGTGTCTAAGGCCGAACTGGAGGAAAGATTTGAGAAGTTTGGGCATGTTTTGGATGCAGAAATTATTACCAGAAAAGATGATCAgg AATTCAGCCTGTTCAGAAAGACTCGAGTCTGTTTGCTGGAGGAATCTTGTTTTAATTCCTTAACTCAGACCAACATTGTGAAATATGACCCCTCAAAGTACTGCCATAACCTGAGGAAGCTGGAGCCAGACCGGGcacaagcagctcctgtgcctgagctcaCCCAGCACTTGgaagggagagatgtcagtgcaaaCAGGAAACGACAAGGAGAGTTCTCTGGGATGAAGAAACCACCTAAAAAACTGAGGCCACTGTGCAGTGAGGCCCTgaatggagcagcagctctgtcctctgGGTGCCAGCCCCGTCCAAAACACACCAGCtcaccacagctgagccagagatcaaaccccaaacccaatgACGAGTTGAAATTGCCTCCATCGAGGAGTCTGGATCGTAAAACGCCAGGCAAAGGTTTATCATCAGATCAGAGGAATGTTAGTGGAGTTACAGCTCGAAATAACACGAGTGTTTCTGACAGTGATGTTGATTCTGAAGAGGAGATCAGAGCCATGgtaaagaaagagacagaaaaatggaaagctggaaatgctgagaCTGAAAGTGACCCCTTGGAAATCACTGGGGATGATTTTGGATTAAAATACAGTAGTCACTGGTCCTTAAGCAAGCCAGATGCCATGAAGAAAACCACTAAAGGAAGTTACAAAGAGACTGTGGAATATGGTAATGGTTATGATTCAGCAGATACAGATGAAATTATTGCTGAAGGTAAAACTCCAGATCCAAATAGCAGCAAAACTGCAATTTTAGAAGATTCTGAACAGATGAAGgtggaaagtaaaaaaatcctAGCTAACAAAAAAAGTGGTTTGTTAAATGACTCATCACTGAAAACTCAAAATGTAGAAGGAGAACACAttgaaaaaaagtggaaaattaaaaaatccaaaattggTGCATTGCAAACTTCAGCAGTTACCAGTACAGCAGAGACAAGTGATAGTGAGAGCTCTCACTCGGAGTCTGAGCAAGGGGAGTCTGAAATCAGTTCTGACTATGAGTCCATGATGCAAAACTGTTACCGCTTAGACCTTTCCTTACATGACTTAAAAGCATTGGCTGCCAAAAACACTGGGACACCTGCAGAGGAATCTGATGGTGCACAGAGTTCTGCTCAGTCCCCTGCTGAAGAAAATCCTAAGG CAGATGAGAGACATCAGCCTGTTTCCAGGCCATGTttacaggggaagaaaaaagacaggagTTCTCCACAAGACCACAGTTCAGAGCATggagctgcctctcccagccctgatcAGAGTGACAGTGagagcagtgacagggacagcaaCGCTGCAGGGGCTCTGAAACACGTTAAACGGCAACGGGAGAGCCCAAAACTgctttccaaaaaaatgaagatgaatgtAAGCAATAAAAAGCCAGAATGCGAAGCTAATACATGTGAGAACAGGAAGACAAGCCTTCTAGAAGATAAGGAGCTTTGTCTTCATGCTACTGCTTCAAAGGAATCTGCAAGAGACAAACAGGAGCAGGACAACCAGAGGAGGCTGGCGGCTCTggaggagagacacagggagagagaactcCAAAAGAAACTCATTCAAGGAGCACTTTCGAATCTG gacagccagccagcagggaagcacaaacacatcctATTCGATTCAGACACGGAAAATGAGACATTGAAAAAAGACGCAAGTTTGGGAAATATGCCTGGAGAA gATACATCTGCTCCCAAGCCTTCAGGCAAACTGTTTGACAGCAGTGAGGACGAGGAAGACAACACGGACAATGAACGATTCATAATTAAGCCACAGTTTGAAggcaaagctggggaaaaa ctcctgaggctgcagtCCCGATTTGGCACCGATGAAAGATTCCGCATGGACGCCCGATTCCTGGAGAGTgacagtgaggaggaag cagagacaaagagcttgaaggcagatgaggaagacgaccttgctgcagagaaaaagaaaactctgcagatACTGGGAAGCCTCTTGAACATCAACCTGGAACAGCCTAAGCCaagtaaaacagcaacaagtGCCAAGAAATTCAA TAAagctaaaaggaagaagaagaagaaagaagagagtgagaaaCTGCCTCAAGTGTCTGAAGAAGTCTATTATGATATTGCTGCTgatttaaaagacttatttgGATCGTCAAAGAGCCAATCAGAGAAAC gtttccTTGCTTGCCACAAAGAGAAAgtacaagatttttcttcttctccaaagACGATGAACGACTGA